The stretch of DNA ATCGGCGCGATCTCTGCGCGCCCCAGGACGACATCTTCACCTCGGCCTATAATGGCTTGCCCTCCACCGTCCGCGAGGCTTGCCGGCTGATGGAAGAGGCCATTCAAGAGCCCCTTAAGATTGAGGACATTTCAGACAGACTCGGCCTGTCTCGGCGCCATCTCGACCGCATGTTCTGCAGCACGCTGAAATGCAGCACCTCCGACTACTACCGCAAGATCCGCCTGGCGCGGGCGCGCAAGCTGGTCAAGGCCACCAAGATCGACTTCTCGACCATCAGCACCCGCTGCGGCTTCAACTCCTACTCTCATTTCCTGCAGCGCTATCGTGAGGCTTACGGCGTTTCCCCGACGGAAGACCGTTCGTCCCACACATTGGTGCCGACTGAACCGACCCAATTGTCACCGCTGAACGACCTGCATCCCTATCAGAACCAGCTCGACCCCATTCGCATGATATGACGCGCGGTCGCCAGCAGCTACAAGCTGGCCCTGTTTGATTTGATATACTCGACCATCTGATCGACCACCGTGTTCCAGCCATCGAAGAAGCCCATCTCCTCGTGGCTTTTCCGCGTGGCATCATTTCCATGGATGGCAATGGCCGTATATTTTGTGCCGCTCCCCTGCCGGGCAAGCTCGAGCACGGCTGTAAAGAACGGCTTTGGTGACGGCCGATAGCCGGGCAGCAGCGTATCCGTGAAGATCAGCCGCTCATTCGGCGTGACTTCGAGATAGCACCCGAGATTTGGATATTCCTGCCCGTCCGGCGAGCGCATGACTGTGCTGAACATCCCGCCCGGCCGCAGATCCAGCTCGCAAGAGGCAATGGTCCATGGCTTGGGCACGAACCACTGGCGAAGATGCTCGGGCGTCGTCCATGCCTTCCAAACCAGCTCGACCGGAACATCGATCTCGCGCTCGATGACGAGGTCGAGCTTCGGGTCGATCTTGATCACTGGTGATGTCATTTCGCTTCCTCCTCTTTCATTTTCATAAGATAGCTGTCGAGCTGGTCGAGGCGGCGCTCCCACAGGCTGCGCTGCCGGCTGAGCCAGCTCTCCGCGATTTTCAACGGCTCGGGCGCGAGCTGGTAGGTGCGCACGCGGCCAACCTTTCGAGAACTGACCAGCCCGCTGCTCTCGAGCACTTTCAGGTGCTCCATGAAGGACGGCAGCGCCATCCGATAGGCTTTGGCCAGTTCGCTCACAGAAGCGGGCCGTGAACTCAGTCGCTCCAGCACGTCGCGCCGTGTCGGGTCGGATAATGCGCGAAAGACACTGTCCACGACCGCCGTCGGGACCTGCTGGCGATCCTGTCCTTTGCCGCCGGCTTGCGGTGTCACTGATCCGCTCTCTGCTCTCTGCCTTGTCGGGAAGTGTCATATACCGAGTAGACAGTTAGGTCAAACCCTAACTATCCGCCCGGATCGGCATTCCGACGCGCCCGCCTTCAACGAGAAGAGGAGCCGGTTGGCGCGTCCCGACCGGCCCCAAAGATCGTGGAGATGAGTTTGGTTGAGCGCACTTCACTTTAGCGAATGGGCAGCTTCCTCGAGCGCTGCCTGCCATTCGCCTTGGGAGAACCTGTGGAAGCCCTCATCCGTCAATGTCGCGCTGAAAAAGACAACATCGGGAGTTAAGCGCGCCAACGCGGCGAGGCTCTGCTTGAGCTGCGATTTATCCCCACCTTCATCGGGGAAAACGACAGCCTCCCACCCGTCTTTTGCCGGGAAGATCGTGTCGCCGACGAAAAGATAAGTCTCACCTTGGCGCGACTGCACCTTCAAAGCGACATTGCTCGCAGTGTGCCCGGGTGTGCGGATGACTTCCACCCCGTCCACAAAAACATCTCCGCCCTCCAGACGATGATCAATCTCGGTATGCGGACTCACATCCCGGGCAGCAGCGCGGTGTGCAAGCAGCACATTGCCGAACCGCTTTTTGATCGCGGCCAGCCCCGGTCCCGCCTCGTGTCCATGGGCAATGTAATGCCGCGCGACACCGCCAAGCTTTGCCATGTCAGCGTGATCGGAAGCATGCTCGCTGCGATTGAACAGCAGATTGCCACGCTCTCTCATCATCAGAAATCCATTGAACTTGAGATCGGGCCAATTCTGGCGGTCCGGCCATTCAGGCTCGGTCATCCACACATCCGGGAGTATCTGACGCATCTGTTGTCTCCTTGCCTGTTGATCAGATGCGTCTTGCTCTACAAGTTCAAGCTAACTTGAGGTCAAGCAGCCTTTTGAGTAAATTCCTCCCATGGACACGACACTCACCATCAACCAGATCGCCCGGCGCAGCGGCATTGCCGCTTCTGCGCTTCGCTATTACGAAGAACGTGGCTTGATCACCTCGGAGCGTGCAGGTTCGGGCCACAGGCGTTTTCCGCGGCACGTGCTCCGCCGGCTCTCCTTTATCGTCTTCGCACAGAAGCTCGGCATGCGGCTCGACGAGATCAAGCAGGAGCTCGATAAGCTGCCGACTGATCACATCCCGACAGGCGAGGACTGGGCCTTGCTGTCGGAGAAATGGACGAGACGCATCGATGAGCAGATCGCTCAGCTACAGCGCCTCCGGTCAGGGCTGGATGACTGTATCGGATGTGGCTGCCTGTCGATGAAGACCTGCAAGATGCTCAATCCCGACGACGCGATGGGAAAGCAAGGCCCCGGGCCGAGATGGTGGATCACCGGCGAAGCACCTAGAGCATTTTCGAGCGAAGTGGATACCGGTTCGCGTGAAGACAATGCGACCGAGCAAGAGCTTGCGGTTTCGCGATTTCAAATGAAAGCGGAAACGCTCTAAGTGTTTTGCGAAACCGTGAGGAACAGGAATTCGCGCATGCAGGATGCGGCGAGGAAGGCCGTCATGCCACCGGGATCATGGGGCGGGCTCACCGTGTTGACGTCATAGGCAACGAAATTCAATCCCCTCAGTGCACGGATCAGCGACAAGCCCTCATATGCCGTAAGGCCACCCCAGGTCGGCGTGCACACACCAGGCGCACAGCTCGGGTCGAAGATATCCATATCGAAGCAGAGATAGACCGGGCGGCCCGCGAGCATATCGTGGATCTCGGCGACCACATCATCCATGCCCCGTTTGCGCATGAGGTAATCGGGAATGACGCGATAGCCCAGAGAACTCGCATGCGCCCAGGCATCCTGCCGGTAGGTCGGCCCGCGCGTCCCCACGTGTAAGGAATGAGCGGTCTGTACGAGGCCTTCCTCGGCGGCACGCGTGAAGGTGGTCGCCGTGCTGTAGCGGATGCGATCGATCCCGTCCTCGGGAAACGTATCCGTATGCGCATCGATATGCAGCACCACGAGGTCCGGATGCTGACGATGAATCGCACGCAGCTGGGGAAGGGTCACCGCCCCGTCGCCACCCATGGTGACCGGTATGACGCCGCGGCTCGCGATTTCCGTGACCATCTCCTCGATCGCCGCGAAGGACTCCCGCACCGACGAGGGAAACACCTGCACGTTCCCATAATCCACAGCGCCAAGCGCGGTAATGGGGTTGAAGTCTTGCTCCGGTGGCTCATACGCGCGCACCAGCACCGACTGCTCGCGGATCGCAGCCGGCCCGAGCCGCGAGCCGATTCGAACCGGATGCGTCCCGCTGTCATAGGGAATGCCGAGGATGGCAACCTTCGCCCCGCTGAGATCCCGCGACAGCGGCGCGCCCATGAAGCTTTGCAATCCAAACCGGTCAGCACTGTCCAGGCTCACGGTATGTCCTCCGATTGCTCGTCAGGCGAGCCTTAGCATCTTGGCCTTCTGCCTGATCAGGCCAAGAACGGTGTCGATCGCTGGCGTTGCGACCCCGAGATCGCGGGAAAGCGCAGCCACGGCCCCGATAATGGCATCAATCTCGAGCCGGCGACCAGCCTCCAGATCCTGCAGCATTGATGTGCGGAACGCCCCTGCCAAAGCGGCCTTGGTCAGCCTCTCCTCCACCGTCAAGTCGAACCGAACGCCGGTCCGCTCGGCAACCGCCTGCGCTTCCGCCATCATGGCCATGACCAGCGGCCGTGTCTCCGCGCTCGTGATGATCTCGTCCATGGCAGCCCCGGTCAGCGCACTGATCGGGTTGAAGGCGAGATTGCCCCACAGCTTGGTCCACACCTCCTTGCGAATGTCACGCGTGACGCGCCCATCGATGCCGGCATCGATCATGGCTGCGGAAAGTTGCGCCAGCACACCATCCTCTCGACCATCCGGCCGCCCCAGAACGAAGGTGCTATCGCTGACGTGATGCGCTTCGCCCAGGCCGGAATTGCGCACATTCGCGTAAGTGACGCAGCCGATGGTGCGGTCGCCTGGTATGGCGGCAGCCAAACGGCCGCCCGGATCAAGCATCTCGCCGGCCGATGAACGCTCACCGGCAAAATACCACCAGGGCAACCCGTTCTGGACGAACACCACCTGAGTGGCTGCCCGTGTTTCCGGTGTTCCGACCAAGCATCGCATGGTATCGGTCGTCTCTGGCACCGAATAGCCTTTGACGGTCACCAGCACGTAATCCTGCGGGCCGAGCTCTTCGCCGCGCTCGGCCACATGGGGCCGCTCGCGGATCGGATCACCATCGGCGCAGGTCAGGATGATGCCCTTGCTGCGAATGGCTGCCGCCCGCTCGCCACGCGCCACCACCGCGATCTCATGCCCCGACTTTGCAAGCCGCGCGGCCAGGAACACGCCGATCGCGCCGGCGCCGATGATGCAGAGTCTCATGTCAGCAATACTCGACTGCTTTACTGCTGCGGCAGGTAGTCATTGGTGAAGATCTGTTCCGGCTTCATCGTTGGCTTGAGGGCGCCGCCCTTCTCCATGATATCCTGCATGGCCGCCCAGTCCTCTGTCAGCATCACGCCCATGGGCTTGCCCTCTGTGCTTTTGGTCGAAAGCCCTGGCAGCGAGGCTTGCCACTGCACCAGCAGCACATCCCGATTGCGGTCCTGCTGCGGCATCTGCTTGATGATGGCGTCCACAGCCTCTTCCGGATTGGCCTTTGCCATCTCCAATGCCTTGATGGTCGCGCGCAGGAAGCCGCGCACCGCCTCCGGCTTCTCCTTGAGGAAGGCATTGTTAGCAACCGCGCCCTGCCCCATCAGGCTCACCCCAAAATCCGAATACAGGAAATGGGTGGTCTTCATGCCAAGCTTTTCGATCTGCGCCGGCTGCACGTTGATATTGCCGGGAATAGCATCTGCCCGCCGCTGCAGCAGCAGCGTGTTCTTCGCGCCGGTGGCTGGGCTCAGGATATTGACCTTCTTGATATCCCCGCCATCCGCGCTCATCAGTGCGCCAAAGGCAATGCCGCTGGACTCGGAAGGCGCATAGGCAATGATCTTTCCTTCGAGTTCCTTGGGCGACTTGATCGGCGCATCGGCGGGCGAGATCACGCCCAATATGTCGCTGACGATGCGCATGACGGCAGTGACGGGCAGCCCCTGCTCGACGCTGAACAGCAATGTGGAAAAGTCGATCAGGGCCAGCTGGTCCTGCCCTTGCGCCAGCTGCTGCACCACAGTGGCCGAGCCTTGGCCTTCATGGATGCTGACATCCAGCCCTTCTTCCTTGTAGAGCCCCTTTTCCAGGGCCAGGAAGAACGGCGCATGAACGCCGTAAACGGTCCAGTCGAGCCTGAAGCTGATCTTCTCCTCGGCCCGGCTCGTGCCCGCAACGAGGGTAACGAGAAGACAAGCCAGCGACGTGAGACGCAAAAATCTCCATAACATGGTCACCGCTCCCCAATTCTTTGCAACGCCTGCAGCCTTCGGCGTCTGCCTCACCCACAGCCGCCAGCATGCTCTTGTGGCTATTTCTGGCGGGATTTTCACTTTTCCCAATCCGGCCGCCTGTTTCGACTGGCCGCTGTTCGGTGATTATTGAGCTTGGGTTGTGTGACGTCCAATGACTTTGCTTACCAAAGTCATGAATTGGAGGTTATGGACTCGCGCTCGTCTTGTCCTGCATTGACCGGCAGCTGTGCCGCCAGCCCACTCATGGTGAGCCGGAACTCTTCGAGAAAGCGTCGGGCGAGCTGCGAGGCCGGCCGATAAATTGACTGGATGCAGAAGATACGCAGCGGAATCCGCGGGCGGAATGTTCGCATGACCAGCTCGTGGTCGCTATGGCCCGGCATCATCGTCGGGTCGATCAGCGCCACACCGATCCCTTGTGCGGCCATGGCTTTGGCCACCGATGAGCTGTTCGTCTCGAACTGATCCCGAGGCACAAGACCTTCCCGCAGGAAGGCCTCTCGCACAAGCTGGCTGGGCGGCGTATTCTGCTCCCACAGAATGACCGAATGCCCATCGAGCACCTGGGGAGTGAGCACCTGGTGCTCAGAAAGCGGATGATCCCGGTGCAGCACAGCCACCACCTCCAGCTCGGCAACAAGCTCCGCGGTCAATGATTTGTCCGGCCCGGGATGATTATACATAAAGCCCAGATCCACCTGATGCAGGCCGACTTGGGTGATCATATTTGCGGAATTCTCCGACATCAGCAGTGTGCGGATATCGGGCCGCTCTCGCGCGAAATCAGCAAGGCACCTTGCAACGACCGAGCTTGCGAGCGATGGAATGGCGGAGATGGCGACGGTGCCCGCCTGGCTCGAGCGCAACCCCTCCATTCCATCATTCAGCGCCTCGAGCTGCACGAACAGCCGTTCGACCTCGATGAGCAGCCGGGAGGCATCCCCGCTGGGATAGAGCCGGCCGCGCACCCGTCGAAACAGGCGGACCCCGAGGCTGCTCTCCAGGCTCGCGATCATCTTGCTCACAGCTGGCTGGGTCACATTGAGCTGGCGGGCAGCCTCGGTCACGTTCTGCGTCTGCATCAGAATGCGGAACATGTGCAGCTGCCGAAGGTTGGGTAGGCGCATGGGGTGAGTGCTCCTGCCGGAAACCGTGCCGTGCCAGAGTGTCATGCGCGTCCTCTGAAGCAAATGCCTTTATCCGGCGGCCTTGGGCCGGCGGGATGGGAGAACCACGAGGATCGCCCCGAGGAAATAAACCAGGCCGATGGTCAGGAAGATGCCCTTGAACTGGCCATGATCATAGAACAGGCCGAACAGCAATGGCGCGATGATGCCGCCAATGCTGAGGCCGGTGCTGACAATGGCAAAGGCCCGCCCATAGGTGCCAGGCGCGCTCGCGGCGCGAACGATCAGATCGCGGGATGGCAGCACGACCCCATTCAGCAGGCCGGCAGCCGAGGCCACGACCAGCACGCCGATCGGCCCGATCGGAGCCAAGCCACCGGTCAGCAGCAGGAGCGCGGTTCCGGTAAGGCCGAGGGCCGCCACCAGGTTGTGGCGCGCCGTCCGGGCAGCGATCATGCCGCCGGTCAGAATGCCAACCGCCATGGCAAGCAGGAAGGCCGAAAGGGCAAGATTGGCGAGATCCAAGCTGAGCCCATTCAAAGCATGCCAGGTGAGCGCCGCGTAGCTCTGCACCCCGGTTCCAGCCAGTGAAAGCAGGATCCAGATCAAGCTGTTGCGCAAAATCTCCGGCGACCTGAGTAGAGCAAGCGACGATGTCTTCTCATCCGCGTGCTTGCCAGCCTGCTGACTTGTCCCCGCGGAATGAGAACCAGGCGCTTGCAGCCAGCGCAACTGCAGCAGAAGCAGCAGCGCGACCGCATAGCCAAGCGCCGCTGCCACCCACAGGCCAGTCCGCCAGCCGAACTGGTACGCGATGAAGGCAAGGCTGGCCGGTGCCGCAGCCGAGCCGATGAAGCCGGCGAAGGTGTGCACGGAAAATGCCGTGCTGACCCGGCGCGGCGAGACCTTTTCCGACAGAATGGCGTAGTCGGCCGGATGGTAGATGGCATTCGCCGCCCCCGCTGCTGCGAAGGCGAGGATGAACACACCATACAGAGGCACGAGAGCGGCGAGCGCGAACCCGCTGGCGCCCACGACCAGCGCTCCGATCAGCAGCTTCACCCGATCCATGCGGTCGGCGAGAATCCCCGCCGGCGTCTGCAATATGGCAGTGATCAGGTTGAACACCGAAATCAGCAGCGCCAGCTCCGTATAGCCGATGCCCAGCTCACGATTGATGAAAGGCATTAGCGGCGGTAGCACCAATAGGTAGAAATGGCTGATGAAATGGGCCGCGCTGACATTTGCGGTCACGCGCCAATCCGCGCCACTCTCCCCCGGCAGGCTGCTGGCTTGATCCATGATGATCCTTTGGGTCAAACGCCCAAGGCATAACACTCCC from Rhodoligotrophos sp. CJ14 encodes:
- a CDS encoding SRPBCC family protein; this encodes MTSPVIKIDPKLDLVIEREIDVPVELVWKAWTTPEHLRQWFVPKPWTIASCELDLRPGGMFSTVMRSPDGQEYPNLGCYLEVTPNERLIFTDTLLPGYRPSPKPFFTAVLELARQGSGTKYTAIAIHGNDATRKSHEEMGFFDGWNTVVDQMVEYIKSNRASL
- a CDS encoding ArsR/SmtB family transcription factor, yielding MTPQAGGKGQDRQQVPTAVVDSVFRALSDPTRRDVLERLSSRPASVSELAKAYRMALPSFMEHLKVLESSGLVSSRKVGRVRTYQLAPEPLKIAESWLSRQRSLWERRLDQLDSYLMKMKEEEAK
- a CDS encoding MBL fold metallo-hydrolase, yielding MRQILPDVWMTEPEWPDRQNWPDLKFNGFLMMRERGNLLFNRSEHASDHADMAKLGGVARHYIAHGHEAGPGLAAIKKRFGNVLLAHRAAARDVSPHTEIDHRLEGGDVFVDGVEVIRTPGHTASNVALKVQSRQGETYLFVGDTIFPAKDGWEAVVFPDEGGDKSQLKQSLAALARLTPDVVFFSATLTDEGFHRFSQGEWQAALEEAAHSLK
- the soxR gene encoding redox-sensitive transcriptional activator SoxR; translated protein: MDTTLTINQIARRSGIAASALRYYEERGLITSERAGSGHRRFPRHVLRRLSFIVFAQKLGMRLDEIKQELDKLPTDHIPTGEDWALLSEKWTRRIDEQIAQLQRLRSGLDDCIGCGCLSMKTCKMLNPDDAMGKQGPGPRWWITGEAPRAFSSEVDTGSREDNATEQELAVSRFQMKAETL
- a CDS encoding arginase family protein, translated to MSLDSADRFGLQSFMGAPLSRDLSGAKVAILGIPYDSGTHPVRIGSRLGPAAIREQSVLVRAYEPPEQDFNPITALGAVDYGNVQVFPSSVRESFAAIEEMVTEIASRGVIPVTMGGDGAVTLPQLRAIHRQHPDLVVLHIDAHTDTFPEDGIDRIRYSTATTFTRAAEEGLVQTAHSLHVGTRGPTYRQDAWAHASSLGYRVIPDYLMRKRGMDDVVAEIHDMLAGRPVYLCFDMDIFDPSCAPGVCTPTWGGLTAYEGLSLIRALRGLNFVAYDVNTVSPPHDPGGMTAFLAASCMREFLFLTVSQNT
- a CDS encoding ketopantoate reductase family protein encodes the protein MRLCIIGAGAIGVFLAARLAKSGHEIAVVARGERAAAIRSKGIILTCADGDPIRERPHVAERGEELGPQDYVLVTVKGYSVPETTDTMRCLVGTPETRAATQVVFVQNGLPWWYFAGERSSAGEMLDPGGRLAAAIPGDRTIGCVTYANVRNSGLGEAHHVSDSTFVLGRPDGREDGVLAQLSAAMIDAGIDGRVTRDIRKEVWTKLWGNLAFNPISALTGAAMDEIITSAETRPLVMAMMAEAQAVAERTGVRFDLTVEERLTKAALAGAFRTSMLQDLEAGRRLEIDAIIGAVAALSRDLGVATPAIDTVLGLIRQKAKMLRLA
- a CDS encoding ABC transporter substrate-binding protein → MLWRFLRLTSLACLLVTLVAGTSRAEEKISFRLDWTVYGVHAPFFLALEKGLYKEEGLDVSIHEGQGSATVVQQLAQGQDQLALIDFSTLLFSVEQGLPVTAVMRIVSDILGVISPADAPIKSPKELEGKIIAYAPSESSGIAFGALMSADGGDIKKVNILSPATGAKNTLLLQRRADAIPGNINVQPAQIEKLGMKTTHFLYSDFGVSLMGQGAVANNAFLKEKPEAVRGFLRATIKALEMAKANPEEAVDAIIKQMPQQDRNRDVLLVQWQASLPGLSTKSTEGKPMGVMLTEDWAAMQDIMEKGGALKPTMKPEQIFTNDYLPQQ
- a CDS encoding LysR substrate-binding domain-containing protein encodes the protein MRLPNLRQLHMFRILMQTQNVTEAARQLNVTQPAVSKMIASLESSLGVRLFRRVRGRLYPSGDASRLLIEVERLFVQLEALNDGMEGLRSSQAGTVAISAIPSLASSVVARCLADFARERPDIRTLLMSENSANMITQVGLHQVDLGFMYNHPGPDKSLTAELVAELEVVAVLHRDHPLSEHQVLTPQVLDGHSVILWEQNTPPSQLVREAFLREGLVPRDQFETNSSSVAKAMAAQGIGVALIDPTMMPGHSDHELVMRTFRPRIPLRIFCIQSIYRPASQLARRFLEEFRLTMSGLAAQLPVNAGQDERESITSNS
- a CDS encoding MFS transporter, which translates into the protein MDQASSLPGESGADWRVTANVSAAHFISHFYLLVLPPLMPFINRELGIGYTELALLISVFNLITAILQTPAGILADRMDRVKLLIGALVVGASGFALAALVPLYGVFILAFAAAGAANAIYHPADYAILSEKVSPRRVSTAFSVHTFAGFIGSAAAPASLAFIAYQFGWRTGLWVAAALGYAVALLLLLQLRWLQAPGSHSAGTSQQAGKHADEKTSSLALLRSPEILRNSLIWILLSLAGTGVQSYAALTWHALNGLSLDLANLALSAFLLAMAVGILTGGMIAARTARHNLVAALGLTGTALLLLTGGLAPIGPIGVLVVASAAGLLNGVVLPSRDLIVRAASAPGTYGRAFAIVSTGLSIGGIIAPLLFGLFYDHGQFKGIFLTIGLVYFLGAILVVLPSRRPKAAG